From a region of the Alnus glutinosa chromosome 1, dhAlnGlut1.1, whole genome shotgun sequence genome:
- the LOC133863578 gene encoding U-box domain-containing protein 44-like isoform X1 yields MDFNVGIMDGGMALLQQLWNEVTQQAMELASETSVVVLNKGSFQEFSKIIFELKVLFGSLNAQKIVDATGSESTRAALETLSFQLEKACKIIKDYKSGSRIRLLFKSHSILLQMQDVAKDIAKAISSFQLINLDIALNLKNKTNQIIDNLSTMEFQSALATDKIASEIEDSISQNCKNQENAEKLLEKIAEAVGASMNASMVQNELELLKQEKEEMEDQKKQAEALQLSQLIQFLYSTEIVTRPQDDIIATYHQQYPIDSFICPLCNEMMTDPVAVLCGHSFERKAIQEHFRRGERKCPTCKQELPSMDLTPNLSLRNSIEEWKQRDMDLKFQAAVPGITSNDLSRQKRALENMQVLLEVPSYAAKFAEEGLIPKLVEILKDKRLNSAAALKCLYYLAKYCDNHQETIIKAGAVRCIVKQIYKDGTEPDAIAILLELSERETHAEKIGNTKDCIPLLVSLLANNNLDISQKAHKVLQNLSSNTHFVVKMAEVGHFQPFVTRFNQGPQETRTLMAAALIEMQLKESSIEDLKNKQFIHNLVQMLSSSAPACKVACLRSITKLVEYPRMVKRLLKDPVTIPHLLGLISFARSDPHEKEEAARILALLIGASQQLELQKYRGLQELQSKHNVSLLLHVVASSDPKTKVQFLHLLVELSQKSETAQNLIRSDEDAVGQLFSLLHSDQPVVKRWTMRLIYCISEGHPAGAPLPPSPAKETAITTLAGILTSSPDIEERSIAAGIISQLPSDDVDIDEILRKSDTLKAIHEVICNADEETDGNMAPGTSLLENALAALLRYTEPTKPELQRQVGKLELYPSLVRVLSRGSSLAKQRAAIALAKLSQSTSQSIYDATIVAKQAKHSMPLMKLLTNMSWCCSTSSENVSICSVHGAACSPRDTFCLVKADAVKPLVRTLSETESGAVEAAIMALETLLTEHSTLSRATAAIVDSQGVVAILQVLEKGSLAAKTKALDLFQKILRNTQITDTLFQRSERILIQLLHDAELKKKAALVLRQMKILPDQSSYF; encoded by the exons ATGGACTTCAATGTAGGAATCATGGATGGAGGGATGGCACTACTGCAACAACTATGGAATGAGGTAACACAACAGGCGATGGAACTTGCAAGTGAAACAAGTGTTGTGGTGCTTAACAAGGGCAGCTTTCAGGAATTCTCCAAGATTATTTTTGAGCTGAAAGTCCTCTTTGGCTCGCTGAATGCCCAGAAAATTGTTGATGCAACAGGTTCAGAATCCACAAGAGCTGCATTAGAGACCTTGAGTTTTCAGCTGGAAAAAGCCTGCAAGATCATTAAAGATTACAAATCTGGAAGCCGCATCCGTCTCTTATTTAAGTCACACTCAATACTCTTGCAGATGCAGGATGTGGCAAAAGATATTGCCAAGGCCATTTCCTCGTTTCAGCTGATCAATCTTGACATCGCCCTGAACTTGAAGAATAAGACTAACCAGATCATTGACAATCTGAGCACAATGGAGTTTCAGTCAGCACTAGCAACAGACAAAATTGCTTCAGAAATAGAGGATTCAATATCCCAGAACTGTAAGAATCAGGAGAATGCTGAAAAGCTCCTGGAAAAGATTGCAGAAGCTGTTGGTGCTAGTATGAATGCATCCATGGTACAAAATGAACTGGAGCTTCTGAAGcaggagaaagaagaaatggAAGATCAAAAGAAGCAGGCAGAGGCACTTCAGTTATCACAGTTGATACAGTTCTTGTACAGTACAGAAATTGTTACAAGGCCACAGGACGACATAATTGCCACATACCACCAGCAGTACCCAATTGATTCATTCATATGTCCATTGTGCAACGAGATGATGACAGATCCAGTTGCAGTCCTTTGTGGCCACAGCTTTGAGAGGAAAGCAATTCAGGAACACTTcagaagaggagagagaaagtGCCCTACCTGCAAACAGGAGCTCCCATCTATGGACCTTACTCCAAATCTTTCCCTTCGAAACTCTATAGAAGAATGGAAACAGCGGGATATGGACTTAAAATTCCAAGCTGCAGTGCCTGGAATCACCTCAAATGACCTTTCCAGACAGAAAAGGGCATTAGAGAATATGCAAGTTTTGCTGGAGGTACCTTCATATGCAGCCAAATTTGCAGAGGAAGGACTCATACCAAAGTTGGTGGAGATCCTAAAAGACAAAAGGCTAAACAGTGCAGCAGCACTAAAATGCCTCTACTACCTAGCTAAATATTGTGATAATCATCAG GAAACCATTATTAAAGCCGGGGCTGTTCGTTGCATCGTGAAGCAGATATATAAAGATGGCACAGAACCTGATGCCATTGCAATCTTGTTGGAGCTGTCAGAAAGAGAAACCCATGCGGAGAAAATTGGAAATACAAAAGATTGCATTCCTCTTTTGGTTTCTTTACTCGCTAACAATAACCTTGACATTTCACAGAAAGCCCACAAAGTGTTGCAGAACCTCTCCTCCAACACACATTTTGTGGTCAAGATGGCTGAAGTCGGACACTTCCAACCATTTGTGACTCGCTTCAACCAAG GACCTCAAGAGACCAGAACATTGATGGCTGCAGCATTGATAGAGATGCAACTCAAGGAGAGCAGCATTGAGGACTTAAAAAACAAGCAGTTCATACATAATTTAGTCCAGATGCTCTCTTCTAGTGCCCCAGCATGCAAAGTAGCTTGCCTCAGATCTATCACAAAGCTCGTAGAGTACCCCAGGATGGTAAAGCGACTTCTGAAAGACCCTGTTACAATACCACATTTGCTTGGTCTCATTTCATTTGCCAGGTCTGACCCACATGAGAAAGAAGAAGCAGCTAGGATTCTCGCTCTACTGATTGGAGCCAGTCAGCAACTTGAACTTCAGAAATATCGGGGCTTGCAGGAACTGCAATCAAAGCACAATGTGAGTCTCCTTCTGCATGTTGTAGCCAGTTCTGATCCTAAAACTAAGGTTCAGTTCTTACACCTGCTGGTTGAGCTCAGCCAAAAATCTGAGACAGCTCAAAACCTAATTCGATCAGATGAAGATGCAGTTGGGCAACTCTTCTCTTTGCTTCACAGTGACCAGCCTGTGGTGAAGCGGTGGACAATGAGGCTCATATACTGCATTTCTGAAGGTCATCCTGCTGGGGCTCCACTACCCCCGTCTCCTGCAAAAGAAACAGCAATCACCACCCTGGCAGGCATCCTCACCTCTTCACCAGATATTGAAGAAAGGTCAATTGCTGCTGGAATCATCAGCCAGCTTCCCAGTGATGATGTTGATATTGATGAGATTCTCCGCAAATCAGACACATTAAAAGCCATTCATGAGGTGATTTGCAATGCCGATGAGGAAACTGATGGAAACATGGCTCCTGGCACTTCTTTACTAGAAAATGCTCTGGCTGCACTTTTACGATACACAGAACCTACCAAACCTGAACTTCAGAGGCAAGTGGGCAAACTTGAACTGTACCCATCACTAGTTCGTGTTCTCTCCAGGGGAAGCTCACTTGCCAAGCAGCGGGCAGCCATTGCACTTGCCAAACTATCCCAATCCACGAGCCAGTCAATCTATGATGCAACCATCGTGGCAAAGCAGGCCAAACACTCTATGCCACTGATGAAGCTCCTAACAAACATGTCTTGGTGTTGCTCAACCTCTTCAGAGAATGTAAGTATATGTTCTGTTCATGGTGCTGCCTGTTCACCTAGAGATACATTCTGCCTTGTCAAGGCAGATGCAGTGAAGCCACTGGTGCGAACTTTGAGTGAGACAGAGTCCGGTGCAGTGGAGGCTGCTATAATGGCACTCGAAACATTGCTAACAGAGCATAGCACACTGTCTCGTGCAACTGCAGCCATTGTTGATAGCCAGGGAGTGGTGGCCATTCTACAAGTCCTGGAGAAGGGTTCCTTGGCTGCCAAAACAAAAGCCTTAGACCTCTTCCAGAAGATCCTAAGGAATACACAGATCACCGATACATTATTTCAGCGGTCAGAGAGGATCCTCATCCAGCTTCTGCATGATGCTGAACTAAAGAAAAAAGCAGCTTTGGTGCTTAGGCAAATGAAGATTCTTCCAGACCAATCTTCGTATTTCTGA
- the LOC133863578 gene encoding U-box domain-containing protein 44-like isoform X2, protein MDGGMALLQQLWNEVTQQAMELASETSVVVLNKGSFQEFSKIIFELKVLFGSLNAQKIVDATGSESTRAALETLSFQLEKACKIIKDYKSGSRIRLLFKSHSILLQMQDVAKDIAKAISSFQLINLDIALNLKNKTNQIIDNLSTMEFQSALATDKIASEIEDSISQNCKNQENAEKLLEKIAEAVGASMNASMVQNELELLKQEKEEMEDQKKQAEALQLSQLIQFLYSTEIVTRPQDDIIATYHQQYPIDSFICPLCNEMMTDPVAVLCGHSFERKAIQEHFRRGERKCPTCKQELPSMDLTPNLSLRNSIEEWKQRDMDLKFQAAVPGITSNDLSRQKRALENMQVLLEVPSYAAKFAEEGLIPKLVEILKDKRLNSAAALKCLYYLAKYCDNHQETIIKAGAVRCIVKQIYKDGTEPDAIAILLELSERETHAEKIGNTKDCIPLLVSLLANNNLDISQKAHKVLQNLSSNTHFVVKMAEVGHFQPFVTRFNQGPQETRTLMAAALIEMQLKESSIEDLKNKQFIHNLVQMLSSSAPACKVACLRSITKLVEYPRMVKRLLKDPVTIPHLLGLISFARSDPHEKEEAARILALLIGASQQLELQKYRGLQELQSKHNVSLLLHVVASSDPKTKVQFLHLLVELSQKSETAQNLIRSDEDAVGQLFSLLHSDQPVVKRWTMRLIYCISEGHPAGAPLPPSPAKETAITTLAGILTSSPDIEERSIAAGIISQLPSDDVDIDEILRKSDTLKAIHEVICNADEETDGNMAPGTSLLENALAALLRYTEPTKPELQRQVGKLELYPSLVRVLSRGSSLAKQRAAIALAKLSQSTSQSIYDATIVAKQAKHSMPLMKLLTNMSWCCSTSSENVSICSVHGAACSPRDTFCLVKADAVKPLVRTLSETESGAVEAAIMALETLLTEHSTLSRATAAIVDSQGVVAILQVLEKGSLAAKTKALDLFQKILRNTQITDTLFQRSERILIQLLHDAELKKKAALVLRQMKILPDQSSYF, encoded by the exons ATGGATGGAGGGATGGCACTACTGCAACAACTATGGAATGAGGTAACACAACAGGCGATGGAACTTGCAAGTGAAACAAGTGTTGTGGTGCTTAACAAGGGCAGCTTTCAGGAATTCTCCAAGATTATTTTTGAGCTGAAAGTCCTCTTTGGCTCGCTGAATGCCCAGAAAATTGTTGATGCAACAGGTTCAGAATCCACAAGAGCTGCATTAGAGACCTTGAGTTTTCAGCTGGAAAAAGCCTGCAAGATCATTAAAGATTACAAATCTGGAAGCCGCATCCGTCTCTTATTTAAGTCACACTCAATACTCTTGCAGATGCAGGATGTGGCAAAAGATATTGCCAAGGCCATTTCCTCGTTTCAGCTGATCAATCTTGACATCGCCCTGAACTTGAAGAATAAGACTAACCAGATCATTGACAATCTGAGCACAATGGAGTTTCAGTCAGCACTAGCAACAGACAAAATTGCTTCAGAAATAGAGGATTCAATATCCCAGAACTGTAAGAATCAGGAGAATGCTGAAAAGCTCCTGGAAAAGATTGCAGAAGCTGTTGGTGCTAGTATGAATGCATCCATGGTACAAAATGAACTGGAGCTTCTGAAGcaggagaaagaagaaatggAAGATCAAAAGAAGCAGGCAGAGGCACTTCAGTTATCACAGTTGATACAGTTCTTGTACAGTACAGAAATTGTTACAAGGCCACAGGACGACATAATTGCCACATACCACCAGCAGTACCCAATTGATTCATTCATATGTCCATTGTGCAACGAGATGATGACAGATCCAGTTGCAGTCCTTTGTGGCCACAGCTTTGAGAGGAAAGCAATTCAGGAACACTTcagaagaggagagagaaagtGCCCTACCTGCAAACAGGAGCTCCCATCTATGGACCTTACTCCAAATCTTTCCCTTCGAAACTCTATAGAAGAATGGAAACAGCGGGATATGGACTTAAAATTCCAAGCTGCAGTGCCTGGAATCACCTCAAATGACCTTTCCAGACAGAAAAGGGCATTAGAGAATATGCAAGTTTTGCTGGAGGTACCTTCATATGCAGCCAAATTTGCAGAGGAAGGACTCATACCAAAGTTGGTGGAGATCCTAAAAGACAAAAGGCTAAACAGTGCAGCAGCACTAAAATGCCTCTACTACCTAGCTAAATATTGTGATAATCATCAG GAAACCATTATTAAAGCCGGGGCTGTTCGTTGCATCGTGAAGCAGATATATAAAGATGGCACAGAACCTGATGCCATTGCAATCTTGTTGGAGCTGTCAGAAAGAGAAACCCATGCGGAGAAAATTGGAAATACAAAAGATTGCATTCCTCTTTTGGTTTCTTTACTCGCTAACAATAACCTTGACATTTCACAGAAAGCCCACAAAGTGTTGCAGAACCTCTCCTCCAACACACATTTTGTGGTCAAGATGGCTGAAGTCGGACACTTCCAACCATTTGTGACTCGCTTCAACCAAG GACCTCAAGAGACCAGAACATTGATGGCTGCAGCATTGATAGAGATGCAACTCAAGGAGAGCAGCATTGAGGACTTAAAAAACAAGCAGTTCATACATAATTTAGTCCAGATGCTCTCTTCTAGTGCCCCAGCATGCAAAGTAGCTTGCCTCAGATCTATCACAAAGCTCGTAGAGTACCCCAGGATGGTAAAGCGACTTCTGAAAGACCCTGTTACAATACCACATTTGCTTGGTCTCATTTCATTTGCCAGGTCTGACCCACATGAGAAAGAAGAAGCAGCTAGGATTCTCGCTCTACTGATTGGAGCCAGTCAGCAACTTGAACTTCAGAAATATCGGGGCTTGCAGGAACTGCAATCAAAGCACAATGTGAGTCTCCTTCTGCATGTTGTAGCCAGTTCTGATCCTAAAACTAAGGTTCAGTTCTTACACCTGCTGGTTGAGCTCAGCCAAAAATCTGAGACAGCTCAAAACCTAATTCGATCAGATGAAGATGCAGTTGGGCAACTCTTCTCTTTGCTTCACAGTGACCAGCCTGTGGTGAAGCGGTGGACAATGAGGCTCATATACTGCATTTCTGAAGGTCATCCTGCTGGGGCTCCACTACCCCCGTCTCCTGCAAAAGAAACAGCAATCACCACCCTGGCAGGCATCCTCACCTCTTCACCAGATATTGAAGAAAGGTCAATTGCTGCTGGAATCATCAGCCAGCTTCCCAGTGATGATGTTGATATTGATGAGATTCTCCGCAAATCAGACACATTAAAAGCCATTCATGAGGTGATTTGCAATGCCGATGAGGAAACTGATGGAAACATGGCTCCTGGCACTTCTTTACTAGAAAATGCTCTGGCTGCACTTTTACGATACACAGAACCTACCAAACCTGAACTTCAGAGGCAAGTGGGCAAACTTGAACTGTACCCATCACTAGTTCGTGTTCTCTCCAGGGGAAGCTCACTTGCCAAGCAGCGGGCAGCCATTGCACTTGCCAAACTATCCCAATCCACGAGCCAGTCAATCTATGATGCAACCATCGTGGCAAAGCAGGCCAAACACTCTATGCCACTGATGAAGCTCCTAACAAACATGTCTTGGTGTTGCTCAACCTCTTCAGAGAATGTAAGTATATGTTCTGTTCATGGTGCTGCCTGTTCACCTAGAGATACATTCTGCCTTGTCAAGGCAGATGCAGTGAAGCCACTGGTGCGAACTTTGAGTGAGACAGAGTCCGGTGCAGTGGAGGCTGCTATAATGGCACTCGAAACATTGCTAACAGAGCATAGCACACTGTCTCGTGCAACTGCAGCCATTGTTGATAGCCAGGGAGTGGTGGCCATTCTACAAGTCCTGGAGAAGGGTTCCTTGGCTGCCAAAACAAAAGCCTTAGACCTCTTCCAGAAGATCCTAAGGAATACACAGATCACCGATACATTATTTCAGCGGTCAGAGAGGATCCTCATCCAGCTTCTGCATGATGCTGAACTAAAGAAAAAAGCAGCTTTGGTGCTTAGGCAAATGAAGATTCTTCCAGACCAATCTTCGTATTTCTGA
- the LOC133867884 gene encoding uncharacterized protein LOC133867884: MAFRATSFWKSMQTRPGGSRSFASSTTSADNHRSGIAMKAEFTPIYVVLGLVAVAVSIGTHTAKQQLMHSPTVHVSKKRRESMPEVEDPDRVISSADKFVNKSFLRKVAHIQDNKPTLPDPIRPDPFTSPRNAETLKSAGVDPARH, encoded by the exons ATGGCTTTCAGGGCAACT AGCTTTTGGAAATCAATGCAGACCCGACCGGGGGGAAGCCGATCCTTTGCATCCTCAACCACTTCTGCTGATAACCATCGTTCCgg GATCGCTATGAAGGCGGAGTTTACTCCAATTTACGTGGTGCTGGGACTGGTGGCTGTAGCAGTGAGTATAGGGACGCACACGGCGAAGCAGCAGCTCATGCATTCCCCAACGGTTCACGTGAGCAAGAAGAGGAGAGAATCCATGCCGGAAGTGGAGGATCCGGACCGTGTCATTAGTTCCGCCGATAAGTTTGTGAACAAGTCTTTCCTCAGGAAGGTGGCTCACATCCAGGACAACAAGCCTACTCTCCCTGATCCCATCCGCCCCGACCCCTTTACCAG TCCTCGAAATGCAGAGACCCTTAAATCGGCTGGAGTGGATCCTGCTCGCCACTGA